One window of Nitrospirota bacterium genomic DNA carries:
- the dapA gene encoding 4-hydroxy-tetrahydrodipicolinate synthase, whose protein sequence is MFSGSYVAIVTPFRNGKVDEKALGDLIEWQIERGTNGIVPCGSTGESATLTHEEHDRVIALTVEVARRRVPVIAGTGSNATHEAIRLTQHAKAVGADAALLVTPYYNKPTQEGLFQHYEAIARAVDLPLVLYNIPGRSVVNMTPQTVARLSTITNIVGIKEASGNLSQMSDIVAACGDRFVVLSGDDALTLPLMAVGGKGVISVTANVAPAETAEMVNAALKGDWDRARRAHYRLLPLSNAMFLETNPIPVKAALAMMGRCTDEMRLPLTTMSDGPRAQLRRVMTQFGLI, encoded by the coding sequence ATGTTTAGTGGTTCGTATGTCGCCATCGTGACGCCGTTCAGAAACGGCAAAGTCGATGAAAAAGCGCTTGGTGACCTCATCGAGTGGCAGATCGAGCGCGGTACCAACGGCATTGTGCCGTGCGGGAGTACGGGGGAGTCCGCCACGCTCACACACGAGGAGCACGATCGAGTGATCGCGCTCACCGTGGAGGTCGCGCGCCGGCGGGTTCCGGTCATCGCCGGAACGGGTTCCAACGCCACGCACGAGGCCATCCGGCTGACCCAACACGCCAAGGCCGTCGGCGCGGACGCGGCGTTGCTGGTCACGCCGTATTACAACAAGCCCACGCAGGAGGGCCTGTTTCAACACTATGAGGCGATCGCGCGCGCGGTGGATCTCCCGCTCGTGCTCTACAACATTCCCGGCCGCTCCGTCGTCAACATGACGCCGCAGACCGTGGCGCGCCTGAGCACAATCACGAACATCGTCGGGATCAAGGAAGCCTCGGGCAATCTGTCGCAGATGAGCGACATCGTGGCTGCGTGCGGCGACCGGTTCGTGGTCCTCTCCGGCGACGACGCGCTCACCTTGCCGTTGATGGCGGTCGGCGGAAAAGGGGTGATCTCGGTGACCGCCAACGTGGCGCCGGCCGAGACCGCGGAAATGGTCAATGCCGCGCTCAAGGGCGATTGGGATCGCGCGCGGCGGGCTCACTATCGGCTGCTGCCCCTCTCCAACGCGATGTTTCTCGAAACCAACCCCATTCCGGTCAAAGCCGCCCTGGCGATGATGGGCCGCTGCACCGACGAGATGCGCCTGCCTCTCACCACCATGTCAGACGGTCCCAGGGCGCAATTGCGCCGGGTCATGACCCAGTTCGGCCTGATCTAA